The DNA window GGTCCGGTGCTGCATGTCGCCACCTTCGACGCCGACGAGATCGATGCGGTCATCGCCGCCATCAACCGCAAGGGCTATGGCCTGACCTTCGGCCTGCACACCCGCATCGAGGGCCGCGTCCAGCATTTCGTCGACGGCATCCATGCCGGCAACATCTATGTCAACCGCAACCAGATCGGCGCTGTCGTCGGGTCGCAGCCGTTTGGCGGCGAGGGGCTTTCCGGCACCGGACCGAAGGCCGGCGGCCCGCACTATCTCCGGCGCTTCCGCAAGGGGCCGGAGGCCGGCACCCATTTGCAGGATGGCCATAAGGTCACGGCGACCGAACTTGCCGACAATCTGCCCGATCCCGCACTTGGCGGCTGGTCGACGCGGCCCGACCGGATCGCCATTCTGAGGAAGCATCTGCGCGGCAAGGGTGCTGCGGCGATTGGTGCCGCCGCCGGCATCGATTTCGGCCAGATCGACCTGCCCGGACCGACCGGCGAGGCCAACACGCTCTCGCTGTCGCCACGTGGACGGGTGCTGTGCCTTGGTCCCGATGGCGATACGCTGCTCGCGCAGACGATCCAGGCGCTCGCCGCCGGCAATGCGGTGCTGGCGGTGGCGCCCGGCGCACCGGCAGCCCTTTCCGCATTGACCGGCAAGGGCCTGCCGCTGGCCGCCATCGACGGCCGTCCCGATCCGGTCGAAGCGCGCTCGCTGCGCGTCGATGTTGTCGCATTCTCGGGCACGCCGGAGGCCGCGCGCATCGTACGCAAGGTCATCGCCGACCGCTCAGGCCCGATCGTGCCGCTGGTCAGCGAGGTGCTCAACCCGGCCGCCTACGCGCATGAGCGGGCTGTCTGCGTCGACACCACCGCCGCGGGCGGCAATGCGAGCCTGCTGGCCGGGGCTTGATCCCGACCAGTCGTTACGCGCCTTCGACGACCGAAAACCCCTCGAACTGGGGGTGGCCGAGATAGTGGACCTTCGTCGTGCCGACATTTCTGTGGGCGGCACGGAAATTCTCCGACTTGGTCCAGGCGATAAAATCATCATGGCTCGCCCACACCGTGTGCGACGCAAACAGCGTGTAGCCTTCGGTCTCGTTGACCGTGCCACGCAACAGGTGGAATTCACGGAATCCTTTCATCTCCGCGAGGCTGGAATCGCGGTTCTTCCACACGGCTTCGAAATCGTTTTCCGAGCCGGTCTGCACTTTGAAGCGGTTCATGGCGATGTACATCGGGTTCCTTTCAATGTTGGCGAACTATGATGATTGCTAGATGGTTTGAACAGCGCGACAGCGGCTCTCAAAACGGACCGATTGCGCCGGTGAAGACGAGTCTGTCGCCGACCTTTGGCGGAATGGGCGGAAAGGGAGCAGCTTTGCGTACGATGCCGAGCACGACCTGATCGAAGTTCGGCGATCCGGAGCTTTGCAGGATGCGTAGCTCGTCGATGCCGCCACGGCTCCCAATGACGAACGTCACAACGGCATTGTTGCGGGCGGTCAACTGCACCGAAGGCGGGACGCCGCGATTGACACGGCTGAGCTTTCGGATGACGTCGCTGCGGTAGCTGTCTTCCGCGGCGCTGCCTGCCTCTTTCTGCTTGTTGCCCTTGCTGGCGGCCTGCGCCAACCGGTCCTGACCATCCGCCGTGCCGCGCTTCTCATCCGCCGTCTTTGAAGGGGCAGCTGCCGGAGTTGGCCTGGCGCTGGGGATCGGCGGCTGTTCCGGAACGGCGACAGGCACTTCGGTGCTCTCGGTCTGGACGGTCGGCTGTGCCGGCGTTTCGGTCTTGGGAGCCACGCTCTGGTCATCGGGGCGTGGGGCGCCGGCCACCAGTATGTCCGGCGTCACCGTCTGCTGTTTGACAGGTTCCGGCAAAGGCTTGAGCGGCGGCTTTGCTGCGTCCTTCGCGGGTTGAGAAGGCTCCGTTGGCGGCGACGGCTTGGGTGGCGTTGCCGGCTGTGGTTTGGCCGGTTGAGGGTTCGGCACCAGCGCAACATTTATTGCCGCCGGATCCTTGTCCAGCGCGCTGCCGACCACCTTGGCGCCCGACTGATCACTGCCTTCCGACTGCATTGCGTCCTGGAAACTGGATGTCCCTGAAGGCGAGATCAGAAAGGCCGCTGCCACTGCGGCGTGGAGAGCGCAGGAGATGACAACCGCCGCCGTCCATTTGCGGTTCCAGGCCGATGGCCGCGGCGGCGCAAGCGGCTCGGTTGGCGTTATCGCCAGCTCGGCGCTGGCTTCGGGGAGGGGACTGATATCCTGCATGTCTCGCGGCGAGACCTGCAGCGACAAGAGCAGAATTGTCAAATCAAGATCGCTCGCAGGCAGCGGCAGTCGGCCGTGGCCGGCCATCGGCCACGCCACGGTATTTTGCAGGGATGCGGGATGCAGTCCCACCTCAGACTCCGAAAGCGATACCGGTCCTGGTGTCCGTCTTCAGCTCGCGCATGCAGGCATTCGGTTCGACGCCGGTGCCAGTGCATTCGGTCGCGCTGTTGATCAACACGCGGCTGACCTTCGAGCATTCGGTGCCGGCCAGATCGAAACGCGTCACCTTGGTCTTGCCGGCCGGCAATTCCTTGAAATCGAGCACGGTCAGCCGGTCGACGACGCCGGCCTCGTTGAACAAAGCGATCTCGAACGTCGCCTTGGAGAGGTCGGCGCCGAGATTGTTGTTGACCACGAACGTCAGGCGGCAGCCCTTGTCGGAAGGTTGCACGGCGTTGAGTTCGAGGATGAGCGCGGGGACCGGCGCGGACTGTTGCGCCCACGCAGGAACCATCGCAAGCGACATCGCCAGCGTCGAGGTCAGCAGACGAAGGGATGTCGTCAAGCTCGTCATGGTCATCAGCCTCCAAACCGCATCGTTGCCGCCAGCTTCAGCGTTATGCCCGGCTCATAAGCCGCGAAGACCGGGGTTGGGCCTGACGTGCTGATATTGAGCGGGTTGGCATATTTCACATCGAACAGATTATCGGCGCGGAAATCGATCTTCAGATTGTCCGTGGCCTGGTAGCTGGCGAAGGCATTGACCAGCGTGTAGTCCTCGGCGATCGGATTGCCCCTGGGCTTGCCGTTATATTGCACTTCGCCGCCGACAGTCAGCTTGTCCTCAAGGAAGCGCAGTCCGAGCTGGGCGGTGACCTGGGACGATGGGATGGTCAGCAGGTCAGCCCGAACGCCCTTGTAGGAAATGGTGTGACCATTGGTGATTGAAGCCGAGAGCCCGGCATAGCCCCATCCGGCATCATAGACGCCCTCCAATTCGAAGCCGTTGATCTTGGCCTTGGCAAAGTTCTGGTACTGGAAGCATATCGGGATACCGGGTCCGCTCGGGCAGCCGGCTGTCGGGTCAAACCGCGACAGGGTAACGCCATCGATGTAGTCTTCGACATCGTTGTTGAAATAGGCTGCCTTGATGCGCAGCGCATCGCCGGCTTCGAGGATGTCGTTCTGCTTGTAGTTGACGCCGAATTCGACGGTCTTTCCGGTTTCCGGCCGCAGATTGGGATTGGGCAGGAACGGGAAGGTGACTCCAGCCGGATGGCGACCGCTGATCAACGTTTCCGACAGGGAGGGCGACCTGTATCCTTCCGCATAGGTGCCGTAGAATTGCAGGCCGGCAAGGCTGGCGCTTTCGAAAGGCGAGACGCCGACGGTGATGCGCGGCGACAACCGGTCACCCGACGTTTCGTGTGTGTCATCCTTGAGGCTGTAATTGTCGTAACGCAGCCCGGCGATGACTTCGAGCCACTCCCAGGTGAGCTTGTCCTGGACATAGGCGCCAGAGACGTTGCGCTTGCCCGACGGCGTGTAGAAACTGTCGCCGCCGGCGGTGCCGCCGGTCTTGACATTGTCGCCGGCCCAATCGCCGCCATAAGTCAGTTCGTGCGCGATGCCGGCAGTCTCGAACCGGGACGTGTTCCAGATGTCGATGCTTGTCGTGCCGATGTCGAATGTCGACGTCGAGCCAGCCGGCAGCACGATGGGAAGGCCGGTGGTCGGGTCAAACCGGTTGAGAGGCACGAGGCTGGTCAGATCGAGATTGGTCTTGTTGTAGGAGGTGTTGATATGGAGATCGAGCCAGCTCTTGTCCTCATCGGTAATGTTGTAGCGCGCCGTGAAGGTGTTCGACTTCAGGTCGACGTCATTGACCGGCGCACCGCCGCTGATCTCGTTCCAGCCGTCGCTTGAACCGACCCAGCCGAGCTTCAGTTCGCTGTTGTCGGTTGGCCGGATGGTGGTCTTGAGCAGGCCGCTGAGCACGTCGAAGCCGGTGCCTTTGACCGTGTCGCCGCCGCCATCCTTGTAGTCGTCATAGTTGCGGTAGACGATGTTGCCGAGCGCGTCCCAGTTCTCGTTGAAGCGATAGGCGCCGGATGCGCTTGATGTCCAGCCCTTGCCGTTGCTCTCATAGCGTCCCGTGACCGAGCCGGCCCACGTCTCGTCAGGCTTGAGGAAATCCTGCGCATCCTTGGTGTCGAAGAAGACAACGCCGCCGATGGCGCCCGAGCCATAGGTGTTGGCCACCGGACCACGGATCACATCGACGGATTTGACGAGTTCGGGGTCGATGTGGAAGGTCGACTGGGTGCCGTGGTCGGAACGCTGGAAATTCTGCCGGGCGCCGTCGACGATGACCGCGACGCGACCGAAATCCTGCAAGCCGCGGATGTTGATGCTGGTGCTGACGCGCCTGGCGTCCGCCTGCGCCGCGACACCGGGCACGCCGAGCAACATCTCGTTCGGCGTCGTCGCCATGCGGCGGTCGAGCTGTTCCTGGCCGACATGGCTGGCTGACGCCAGCGATTCGATCGCCGTCTCGCCGGTGCGGCTGATGACGAGGATCTTGTCGAGCAGCGTTGCGCCCGCTTGTGCCGCCTTTTCTTCGTCGGCCTTCTTCGTTTGATCTGTCTGCTGGTCCGCCGGCTGCGCCGCCTGCTGAGCGTTGGCCAGCTGCGCCGACAAGGCGATCGCCGCCACGCTTGCCAGCAAAGCCGCCGCGCCGTTCGCCGCCGACCGGCCGCGCCATTCCCAAGTCACAAACCCCATGCCCAACTCCAAAGTCCAGGTTTCATGCTGGCTGGCCCGGGGCTGGCTGGCATTTTTGATCGTGTCCGGCGTCTTAAATGTTGACTCATGTATTGCACTGACTAATAAACATGATTATTCAAGTCAAGAAATGAATCGGACTACGCAACGCCTAGCCAGACGCCCGGCACAGGAAAGGGATCGATCCAGATGAACACCCACAATCCCAACGATTTTCGCTATCGCGTCCGCCGTTCCGACGATGCCTCCGCCCGTTTCGACCGGGTTCCGCTGGCGGTGCGAACCCTGTCCAGCAACACCTTGTTCCAGGGCGAGCACGAGATCGGCATCGAGCATCATGGCGCGCTTTACCGGCTGAAGATCACCCGCCAGGGCAAGCTCATTCTCAACAAATAAGGCAAGGCAACAGGGACCAAGACATGGACCAGCGCGTAAAACCCGCCCCGCATGAAGTCCGGCGGGCACGGACAGACAATCCGAAGACGCGCGAGCGTGATCTCGCCGCCCAGCTCGGCATTTCGGAGGCCGAGCTGGTCGCAGCGCATTGCGGCGACGGCGTCGTCCGCATCGAACCGCGCGTCAATGACCTGCTGACTGGCCTCGAAGCGGTCGGCGAGGTCATGGCGCTGACCCGCAACGAAAGCGCGGTGCACGAAAAGATCGGCGTCTATGACAAGGTCGTCACCGGCAACCACAATGCCATGGTGCTTGGCGAAAACATCGACCTGCGTATCTTCCCGAAAGTCTGGGCACACGGCTTTGCCGTGGAAAAGCGCGATGGCGACGAGATCCGCCGCAGCCTGCAGTTCTTCGACGCGGCAGGCGAGGCCGTGCACAAGGTGCATCTGCGGCCGGCCTCCAGCCTCTATGCCTATCAGAAGCTGGTCGCCGCGCTCGAATCGCCCAATCAGGAGCCGACGGCCGACATTTCAGGGCCGCTCCCCGATGACGAGATCCATGGCGACGAAGCGACCGCCAATCTCGACGATCTGCGCGACCGCTGGAGCCGGCTGACCGACGTGCACCAGTTCTTCGGCATGCTGAAGACGCTGAAGCTCAGCCGCCGCCAGGCGGTGCGCATGGTCGGCCAGGACTATGCCTGGCTGCTCGACAATGATGCGGTCCGGGCCATGTTCCATCATGCCGTGGACGGCGAGATGCCGATCATGTGCTTTGTCGGCAACCGCGGCTGCATCCAGATCCATTCCGGTCCGATCAAATCCATCAAGCCGATGGGGCCATGGATCAACGTGCTGGACGAGACCTTCCACTTGCACCTGAGAACCGACCACATCCACGAGGTCTGGGCCGTGCGCAAGCCGACCAAGAACGGTCATGTCACCTCGCTCGAGGTCTATGACGCCGACGGCAAGATGATCATCCAGTTCTTCGGCAAGCGTCATGAGGGCGAAAGCGAGCGTGACGACTGGCGGTTCCTGGCGGAAAACCTGCCGCGCATCCCAAGCCCGACCGCAGCCTGAGGATTTTAGAAATGGTTTCCTTTTCAAGACTGGCGCCGGTCCTCAGCTTGGCGCCCGTTCTAAGATCGGCAATGGGGCCGGCGATCGGTCTTTCCCTGGCTTTTGTGGCGCTGCAACCTGCTGGCGCCGCCGAAGGCACGGCCGTGTTTGCCGATCGCTCGAAGATTGCCGCCATTGGCGGCTCGATCACCGAGATCGTCTATGCGCTCGGCGAGGAGAAGCATCTGGTGGCGCGCGATTCCACCAGCCGGTATCCAAAAGCGGCGCTTGAGCTGCCTGATGTCGGCTACATGCGTGCGCTGTCGCCGGAAGGCGTGCTGTCGGTCAACCCGACCGGCATCCTGGCGCTGCATGGCAGCGGTCCCAAGGAAGCCGTCGATGTCTTGAAGAAGACGAGCGTCCCGTTCATCGAAGTGCCCGAGCACTATAGCCACGAAGGCATCCTCGAGAAGGTCCGCATCGTCGGCAAGGCGCTCGGCGTCGACGCCAAGGCCGAGGTTCTGGCCAGGGAGCTCGATGCCAAGCTCACGGCAGCCGAGAAGCAGACGGCGTCGATCAAGGAGCGCAAGCGCATCCTGTTCGTGCTGTCGATACAGGGCGGCAAGATCCTGGCGGCCGGCAGCGATACCGCCGCCGACGGCATGGTCAAGCTGGCTGGCGGCGTCAACGCGGTCGAGGGCTTTTCCGGCTACAAGCAAATGTCCGACGAGGCTGTTATCACCGCCAGGCCGGACGTGATCCTGATGATGAGCAATGCCGGGCCTCCGGTATCGGACGCCGAACTGTTCGGCAATCCGTCTGTTGCCTCGACGCCGGCCGGAACCGCGCGCAAGCTGATCCGCATCGACGGCGCCTATCTGCTCGGCTTCGGGCCTCGCACGGCCGATGCCATCCACGACCTCGCTGTCTCGCTTTATGGCGGGCAGGTCACGGACTGAGCAGGCAGATCATGGTCGATCAATCGATCGCCGGTCCGGTGACGGCGAGCGCATCCGAAGGCGACCGGTCGGGCCGCGCCCGTATCGTCATTCTTCTGCTGTGCCTGGGGCTCGCGGCTGCCGTTTTCCTGTCGCTGACATCGGGGGCGTCGGACGCATCGGCCGTCAACGTCATCGGCGACTGGCTGTTCGGCACAGTGCCTGATAACGCCGCATTGAGTGCCCGCGACAGCCTGATCGTCTACGACATCCGCCTGCCGCGTATCATCCTCGGCATGCTGGTCGGAGCGGCGCTCGCAGTCTCCGGCGCGGTCATGCAGGGGCTGTTCCGCAATCCGCTGGCCGACCCCGGCCTGATCGGCGTTTCGGCCGGCTCGAGCCTCGGCGCGGTTGCCGTCATCGTGCTCGGCGCCACGATGTTGGCTCCGGTGACAGCCTTGCTCGGCACGCTCGCACTGCCGCTGGCGGCCTTCTGCGGCGGGCTGGCTACCACGCTGGTGCTTTACCAGGTCGCGACGCGGCGGGGGCAAACCTCGGTTGCCACCATGCTGCTCGCCGGCATCGCACTGGCGGCGCTCGCCATGGCGTTGACCGGCATCCTCATCTTCATGGCCGACGATCGCCAGTTGCGCGACCTGACCTTCTGGCAGCTCGGATCGCTCGGCGGCGCGACCTGGGCGAAGATTGCTTCCGTCGGGCCGATCATCGTGCTGGCGCTGGCGGCAATGCCGTTCCTGGCACGCGGCCTCAACGCGCTGGCGCTGGGCGAGGCGACCGCCGGCCATCTCGGCATTCCGGTGCAGCGGCTGAAATACACGGCCATCATCGGTGTCTCGGCGGCGGTCGGCGCATCCGTTGCCGTCAGCGGCGGCATCGGCTTCGTCGGCATCGTGGTGCCGCATTTGTTGCGCTTGGCTGTTGGCCCCGACAATCGCTATCTACTGCCGGCTTCGGCGCTGCTCGGTGCCTCGCTGCTGCTTCTGGCCGATGCTGTGGCGCGCACCATCG is part of the Mesorhizobium loti genome and encodes:
- a CDS encoding antibiotic biosynthesis monooxygenase, producing MYIAMNRFKVQTGSENDFEAVWKNRDSSLAEMKGFREFHLLRGTVNETEGYTLFASHTVWASHDDFIAWTKSENFRAAHRNVGTTKVHYLGHPQFEGFSVVEGA
- a CDS encoding energy transducer TonB, translated to MQDISPLPEASAELAITPTEPLAPPRPSAWNRKWTAAVVISCALHAAVAAAFLISPSGTSSFQDAMQSEGSDQSGAKVVGSALDKDPAAINVALVPNPQPAKPQPATPPKPSPPTEPSQPAKDAAKPPLKPLPEPVKQQTVTPDILVAGAPRPDDQSVAPKTETPAQPTVQTESTEVPVAVPEQPPIPSARPTPAAAPSKTADEKRGTADGQDRLAQAASKGNKQKEAGSAAEDSYRSDVIRKLSRVNRGVPPSVQLTARNNAVVTFVIGSRGGIDELRILQSSGSPNFDQVVLGIVRKAAPFPPIPPKVGDRLVFTGAIGPF
- a CDS encoding TonB-dependent hemoglobin/transferrin/lactoferrin family receptor → MGFVTWEWRGRSAANGAAALLASVAAIALSAQLANAQQAAQPADQQTDQTKKADEEKAAQAGATLLDKILVISRTGETAIESLASASHVGQEQLDRRMATTPNEMLLGVPGVAAQADARRVSTSINIRGLQDFGRVAVIVDGARQNFQRSDHGTQSTFHIDPELVKSVDVIRGPVANTYGSGAIGGVVFFDTKDAQDFLKPDETWAGSVTGRYESNGKGWTSSASGAYRFNENWDALGNIVYRNYDDYKDGGGDTVKGTGFDVLSGLLKTTIRPTDNSELKLGWVGSSDGWNEISGGAPVNDVDLKSNTFTARYNITDEDKSWLDLHINTSYNKTNLDLTSLVPLNRFDPTTGLPIVLPAGSTSTFDIGTTSIDIWNTSRFETAGIAHELTYGGDWAGDNVKTGGTAGGDSFYTPSGKRNVSGAYVQDKLTWEWLEVIAGLRYDNYSLKDDTHETSGDRLSPRITVGVSPFESASLAGLQFYGTYAEGYRSPSLSETLISGRHPAGVTFPFLPNPNLRPETGKTVEFGVNYKQNDILEAGDALRIKAAYFNNDVEDYIDGVTLSRFDPTAGCPSGPGIPICFQYQNFAKAKINGFELEGVYDAGWGYAGLSASITNGHTISYKGVRADLLTIPSSQVTAQLGLRFLEDKLTVGGEVQYNGKPRGNPIAEDYTLVNAFASYQATDNLKIDFRADNLFDVKYANPLNISTSGPTPVFAAYEPGITLKLAATMRFGG
- the hemP gene encoding hemin uptake protein HemP, which produces MNTHNPNDFRYRVRRSDDASARFDRVPLAVRTLSSNTLFQGEHEIGIEHHGALYRLKITRQGKLILNK
- a CDS encoding hemin-degrading factor, which gives rise to MDQRVKPAPHEVRRARTDNPKTRERDLAAQLGISEAELVAAHCGDGVVRIEPRVNDLLTGLEAVGEVMALTRNESAVHEKIGVYDKVVTGNHNAMVLGENIDLRIFPKVWAHGFAVEKRDGDEIRRSLQFFDAAGEAVHKVHLRPASSLYAYQKLVAALESPNQEPTADISGPLPDDEIHGDEATANLDDLRDRWSRLTDVHQFFGMLKTLKLSRRQAVRMVGQDYAWLLDNDAVRAMFHHAVDGEMPIMCFVGNRGCIQIHSGPIKSIKPMGPWINVLDETFHLHLRTDHIHEVWAVRKPTKNGHVTSLEVYDADGKMIIQFFGKRHEGESERDDWRFLAENLPRIPSPTAA
- a CDS encoding hemin ABC transporter substrate-binding protein; the protein is MVSFSRLAPVLSLAPVLRSAMGPAIGLSLAFVALQPAGAAEGTAVFADRSKIAAIGGSITEIVYALGEEKHLVARDSTSRYPKAALELPDVGYMRALSPEGVLSVNPTGILALHGSGPKEAVDVLKKTSVPFIEVPEHYSHEGILEKVRIVGKALGVDAKAEVLARELDAKLTAAEKQTASIKERKRILFVLSIQGGKILAAGSDTAADGMVKLAGGVNAVEGFSGYKQMSDEAVITARPDVILMMSNAGPPVSDAELFGNPSVASTPAGTARKLIRIDGAYLLGFGPRTADAIHDLAVSLYGGQVTD
- a CDS encoding iron ABC transporter permease; this encodes MVDQSIAGPVTASASEGDRSGRARIVILLLCLGLAAAVFLSLTSGASDASAVNVIGDWLFGTVPDNAALSARDSLIVYDIRLPRIILGMLVGAALAVSGAVMQGLFRNPLADPGLIGVSAGSSLGAVAVIVLGATMLAPVTALLGTLALPLAAFCGGLATTLVLYQVATRRGQTSVATMLLAGIALAALAMALTGILIFMADDRQLRDLTFWQLGSLGGATWAKIASVGPIIVLALAAMPFLARGLNALALGEATAGHLGIPVQRLKYTAIIGVSAAVGASVAVSGGIGFVGIVVPHLLRLAVGPDNRYLLPASALLGASLLLLADAVARTIVAPAELPIGIVTAIAGAPFFLWILLRKRGVVDL